In the genome of Dermatophagoides farinae isolate YC_2012a chromosome 4, ASM2471394v1, whole genome shotgun sequence, the window TACTAGCCATGCAATTGTTAATGGTATTGGTGTCATTATTGATGCAGCTACTGGTACGGCTGATGCTAAATCTGCATCCGGTTGTCCCAATGATAAacccaaaacaacaattgataCGCCGGTATTCTGTACACCAGTTTCGATGGCAATAGTAAGCATATCTTCCAATGGTTTACGAAACATGTATGCTAatatgaaaccaaaaaacatTCCACACCAAACATTAATGGCAGCAGCAACCAACATTTGCCAGGTCATTAATTTAAACATGTAGAAATTTGCATATGTTCCAAATACGATAATaaatatgatcattataCCAGAAAATGGTGCCAATATTCGACGTGATACCTATATATCATAAAAACAATGGTAAATCTATATGAAaccaaaattttaaaaaaaacaatgaaactTACAGCAGCAACTCGTggtaaaaattgttttataAGAAGACCAATACCCAGAAAGATAACCATCGTGAATAATGTTGTGAATATATTTCGAAAAGGTGGCGATGTCGATGTTCCTTCGAATATACTACGACCAATTGTATATAGCCAAAATGGCATCAATCCAATCGATAACATTGTGGATAAAAATGTCATCGTTATACTTAGATTAAGATTACCATTCACTAATACGGTCCACATATTGCTTGCACCACCACCTGGACTAcagccaaaaataaaaatacccAATTTTAAATAGGTTTCTTCAAACAATAATGTAGCCAATGCAAATGATATctgaaacagaaacaaaagattattaatgattttgaattgtcagaaaaaaaatcaacatacCAATGGCATACAAAAATATTGTGAAAATAATCCAATAGCTGGTGCAATAGGTCGTCGTAGAACATCGGAAACGGCTTGCAAATCTAATGCACAACCCATATTAATATAAGATATCGAAACAACAATAGCAACGGaatagatgaaaattttcgaaataaGATCTTTATCTCGAATAATCgatataatcaattgataattatttcttaaagaatttgaattaattatCGTGTCCCAAATTGATTCGGATGTTTTTCGTCGTTTTTGTAATTCAATATGACAATAACCAAGAAAATTTCCTTTCACAATAAATTGACCACGATATTGgtgttcattatcattattgtgaataattttcttgggattaatttcaaaatcataacgatcattaccaccaccaacatcatcatcaatattggtGGCAATAATATTTGCTACATCTGGACGATCAGCTACAAATCTATAATGACCACttaattcattgataaaaggtgatgataattgaaattcaatcggTGTACTTTTTCCTTCATGCAATTGAATGGCTGCTACAGTTGCTG includes:
- the LOC124500485 gene encoding uncharacterized protein LOC124500485, giving the protein MCPFILFTFLFTILMLMIEISTALISVTFNVTTPATATVAAIQLHEGKSTPIEFQLSSPFINELSGHYRFVADRPDVANIIATNIDDDVGGGNDRYDFEINPKKIIHNNDNEHQYRGQFIVKGNFLGYCHIELQKRRKTSESIWDTIINSNSLRNNYQLIISIIRDKDLISKIFIYSVAIVVSISYINMGCALDLQAVSDVLRRPIAPAIGLFSQYFCMPLISFALATLLFEETYLKLGIFIFGCSPGGGASNMWTVLVNGNLNLSITMTFLSTMLSIGLMPFWLYTIGRSIFEGTSTSPPFRNIFTTLFTMVIFLGIGLLIKQFLPRVAAVSRRILAPFSGIMIIFIIVFGTYANFYMFKLMTWQMLVAAAINVWCGMFFGFILAYMFRKPLEDMLTIAIETGVQNTGVSIVVLGLSLGQPDADLASAVPVAASIMTPIPLTIAWLVMRKRRFMKKNASGNEIYVNGGVENHVNFGDGKNSEPNSLVSSSTISNHSSQFHQIYKLNLDDEIVEKNTTCSVLTNSNSSDSSQYSSKANLKI